The Neoarius graeffei isolate fNeoGra1 chromosome 12, fNeoGra1.pri, whole genome shotgun sequence genome window below encodes:
- the LOC132894769 gene encoding olfactory receptor 52P1-like, producing MEFGPSKNFTHTEFYLIGFSSLKEYRRLLFIPFSIMFIFAVITNITLIFVITRQRTLHSPMYVLICLIACVDICVPCCVVPRLLFSLASGINVWPRELCLIQMFIVHYACSFQSTILFGMAVDRYFAICMPLRYNNFMSFTNCMITTCIIVIRNTFIITAMVALVGTLRFCSSNVLYHVHCEHQLVVTLAIPCEDTTKNYLAGLISFCIPTIDCVGIAFSYITIFFVIFRSAAGESRSKAISTCTTHLIVICIAYFTSMVAFLAYRIQSGLTPDLRILTSLGYLLVPGICNPVIYGIRNKEIREQFIKLLRLNKVDAF from the coding sequence ATGGAATTTGGGCCATCAAAGAATTTTACCCACACTGAATTCTATCTAATTGGATTTTCCTCTCTAAAAGAATACAGAAGACTCCTTTTCATCCCATTTAGCATAATGTTCATCTTTGCAGTCATCACTAACATCACCCTTATATTTGTCATTACACGACAGAGAACACTTCATTCTCCAATGTATGTGCTGATATGTTTAATAGCATGTGTGGATATATGTGTGCCATGCTGTGTTGTCCCACGATTGTTATTTAGTTTAGCATCAGGGATCAATGTTTGGCCTCGAGAATTATGTCTGATCCAGATGTTTATTGTTCACTATGCCTGCAGTTTTCAGTCCACTATCTTGTTTGGGATGGCTGTAGATCGCTACTTTGCTATATGCATGCCATTACGGTACAACAATTTCATGAGTTTCACTAATTGTATGATTACTACATGTATAATTGTAATTCGTAATACATTCATTATAACAGCCATGGTTGCGTTGGTTGGAACACTTAGATTCTGTTCCTCTAATGTTCTTTATCATGTTCATTGTGAACATCAGCTGGTGGTCACCTTGGCCATCCCCTGTGAAGACACCACAAAGAACTACTTAGCTGGTCTGATCAGTTTCTGTATACCAACTATTGACTGTGTTGGCATTGCATTTTCGTACATTACCATATTTTTTGTGATTTTCCGATCAGCTGCAGGAGAGTCACGCAGCAAAGCCATCTCCACTTGTACCACCCACCTGATAGTTATCTGTATTGCCTACTTCACATCCATGGTGGCCTTTTTGGCCTACAGAATCCAGTCAGGCCTTACACCTGACCTACGTATCCTTACTAGTCTTGGATATCTACTTGTCCCTGGTATCTGCAACCCAGTAATCTATGGTATCAGAAATAAAGAAATACGTGAACAGTTTATTAAACTTCTTAGACTAAATAAGGTTGATGCTTTCTGA